From Thalassococcus sp. S3, one genomic window encodes:
- a CDS encoding amidase yields the protein MSAKITTARALVSDLSNGTLEFQNVLATITARRADLNPRINAFDSIVERPAVPGQGPLHGLPITVKDQIAVKDQPLRFGLDRASDKPAEYTAPVVERLVDAGAVVVGKTTLPPYAMDFQTSNARLGRTNNPWDLERTCGGSSGGGAAAVASGMSLIDMGADLSGSLRLPAAFCGICSLLPGEGQVPNDGMLQGRARLAHFARPGPMARNIDDLRLIWEVLSGETASASDDKPSLAIWTAGEKGPATDQDIANRFADVRRDSLANGAQVKGDPLEMLFEPEIYQVFGHIMGHETGGLMPWPIRMLARVTGRGAAARSPRFLAHIHEGYRRDRRRYERACAARDTILETWTKQMEAFDAVLLPVCPVAPFAHLPPDSDRGGIRDYHTGFKAVGEEVGYFDTLTTFTAPVTLLGLPVVTLPLGLDRQGLPIGGQLVGKAGGEHRLLDIAATISRLYDMPRPPVSAF from the coding sequence ATGTCTGCAAAAATCACCACGGCCAGGGCGCTGGTCTCGGATCTGTCGAACGGAACGCTTGAGTTTCAGAACGTGCTCGCCACGATCACAGCGCGCCGGGCTGATCTCAATCCGCGGATCAACGCTTTCGACAGCATTGTCGAGCGTCCGGCGGTGCCGGGTCAAGGGCCGCTCCACGGTCTGCCCATTACGGTTAAGGATCAGATCGCAGTCAAAGATCAGCCGTTGCGCTTTGGACTGGATCGCGCCTCTGACAAGCCCGCCGAATACACGGCTCCGGTTGTGGAGCGGCTTGTGGACGCCGGAGCTGTCGTTGTCGGCAAAACAACCCTGCCACCTTACGCGATGGACTTTCAGACATCCAATGCAAGGCTGGGCCGAACCAACAACCCCTGGGATCTGGAACGGACCTGTGGCGGCTCAAGCGGTGGTGGCGCCGCTGCTGTGGCGAGCGGCATGAGCTTGATCGACATGGGCGCCGATCTGAGCGGTTCGCTCCGCCTGCCTGCTGCATTTTGCGGGATATGCTCGCTCCTCCCCGGCGAAGGGCAGGTTCCCAACGACGGGATGCTGCAGGGCAGGGCAAGGCTTGCGCACTTCGCAAGACCTGGCCCCATGGCAAGAAACATTGATGATCTGAGGCTGATCTGGGAGGTTCTATCGGGTGAGACTGCCAGTGCGTCAGATGACAAACCAAGCCTCGCGATCTGGACGGCGGGCGAGAAGGGGCCAGCAACGGATCAGGACATCGCAAATCGCTTTGCCGACGTCCGGCGCGATTCGCTTGCCAATGGCGCGCAGGTCAAGGGCGATCCGCTTGAGATGCTGTTTGAGCCTGAGATTTATCAAGTCTTTGGTCACATCATGGGCCACGAGACAGGGGGGCTGATGCCGTGGCCCATCCGCATGCTCGCTAGGGTTACGGGACGCGGTGCAGCTGCACGCTCGCCGCGCTTCCTGGCCCATATCCATGAGGGATACCGTAGGGATCGCAGGCGATACGAAAGGGCATGTGCGGCGCGTGATACCATATTGGAGACTTGGACAAAGCAAATGGAAGCCTTCGATGCCGTCCTTCTGCCGGTCTGTCCTGTTGCGCCGTTCGCCCATCTCCCGCCTGACAGCGATCGCGGGGGTATCCGGGACTATCATACGGGGTTCAAAGCCGTCGGGGAGGAGGTCGGATACTTTGACACGCTGACGACCTTCACCGCGCCGGTCACCCTGCTGGGATTGCCCGTTGTGACCTTACCGCTGGGCTTGGACCGCCAAGGGCTTCCCATCGGTGGTCAACTTGTCGGCAAGGCAGGGGGCGAGCATCGGTTGCTCGACATCGCCGCCACCATTTCTCGCCTCTATGACATGCCGCGGCCGCCGGTATCGGCGTTCTAA
- a CDS encoding alpha/beta hydrolase: MFSRIVRTTLFALSVLVMVPNPSTAKTIQIAGPSGPLEGEAIPVENAEHVLVIIPGSGPIDRDGNGFQAGLQSNTYRLLAEDMAKVGVASLRVDKRGFFGSEAAIADPNDVTIAKYADDARDWIRAASDLAPCVWLTGHSEGGLVALAAAMDAPLSLCGVILLATGGRPTGQILLYQMSQNPAMAPLMPELSSVVADLEAGQTRDVETIPLQLQALFAPGLQRYMIDLFSYDPLALAKQWTKPALVVQGDHDIQVTPTDADMLMKAMPQAKRVDLVDGTHMLKTDQPGQPFVTYTDPDLPLHPDLVPAIVDFIEAHAP; encoded by the coding sequence ATGTTCAGCAGGATTGTCAGAACGACCCTCTTTGCGTTGTCCGTGCTGGTCATGGTCCCAAACCCATCGACCGCCAAAACGATCCAGATCGCAGGCCCGTCGGGCCCTCTTGAGGGCGAGGCGATCCCCGTGGAAAACGCGGAGCATGTTCTTGTGATCATACCGGGGTCAGGCCCGATTGATCGGGACGGTAACGGGTTTCAAGCCGGTTTGCAGTCCAACACCTATCGCCTGCTGGCCGAAGACATGGCGAAGGTGGGCGTTGCCTCGCTTCGGGTCGACAAGCGCGGTTTTTTCGGGAGCGAGGCGGCCATAGCCGATCCGAACGATGTCACAATCGCGAAATACGCAGATGATGCACGGGACTGGATCAGGGCCGCAAGCGATCTGGCGCCCTGTGTCTGGTTGACGGGCCATTCCGAAGGTGGATTGGTCGCACTTGCCGCAGCGATGGATGCCCCGCTTTCGCTTTGCGGGGTGATCCTGCTTGCGACGGGCGGACGTCCAACGGGGCAGATCCTTCTCTATCAGATGAGCCAGAACCCGGCCATGGCCCCGCTGATGCCAGAACTGTCTTCCGTTGTGGCCGATCTTGAAGCGGGTCAGACACGGGATGTGGAGACAATCCCCCTGCAGCTGCAGGCACTCTTTGCGCCGGGCCTTCAACGCTACATGATTGATCTCTTCAGCTATGATCCTCTCGCCCTGGCCAAGCAATGGACCAAGCCGGCCCTGGTTGTGCAGGGCGATCATGACATCCAGGTGACGCCCACGGATGCCGACATGCTGATGAAGGCGATGCCTCAGGCGAAAAGAGTGGATCTGGTTGACGGGACCCATATGCTGAAAACGGATCAGCCTGGTCAGCCCTTTGTCACATATACCGATCCCGATCTGCCGCTCCACCCGGATCTTGTTCCTGCCATTGTTGATTTCATCGAAGCCCACGCCCCTTGA
- the pheT gene encoding phenylalanine--tRNA ligase subunit beta, protein MKFTLSWLKTHLDTDASVDEIAETLTDLGLEVEEISNPAARLRDFTIGKVLEAEKHPDADRLRVCQVDTDEGVKQIICGAPNARAGITVVVAKPGVYVPGIDTTISVGKIRGIESFGMMASEREMELSDEHDGIIELPSGEVGESFADWLAANRPAKVDPVIEIAITPNRPDALGVHGIARDLAARGLGTLKTTDIAPVPGVFPCPVSVSIDADTQDQCPVFYGRLIRGVKNGPSPAWLQDALRAIGLRPISFLVDVTNFYTYDRNRPLHVFDADKIAGNALRVHRAQGGETLVGLDEKEYAFEPDMTLISDAEGVESIAGVMGGLPTGVTEQTENVFLEAAYFDPIRTAYTGRALKINSDARYRFERGIDPLWTPVGIEAATRMILDHAGGEASEVVVTGKLPETARAYRLDAARVQSLVGMEIPEADQRQTLTALGFKLEGDMAHVPSWRPDIQGEADLVEEVARIASLTKLEGKPLPRVTAGVPQPVMTLKQRREQAARRTCAALGYNECISYSFIDQASAALFGGGEDATRLENPISSEMSHMRPALLPGLLQAASRNQARGINDMALFEVGPAFDGGEPGEQHLLITGLLVGHTGPKDVLGASRPVDVFDAKADAEAVLAAIGAPTKVQILRGAPDWWHPGRHGKICLGPKKVLGLFGELHPRILEKMDVKGPAMAFTIRPDEVPQPRKAAATRPALELADLQPVERDFAFVVDADVEALTLVNAAAGADKALIADVHVFDEFIGGSVGDGKKSLAVTVRLQPKEATLKEAEIEAVSAKIVDKVTKATGGVLRG, encoded by the coding sequence ATGAAATTCACGCTTTCCTGGCTGAAGACGCATCTCGACACCGACGCCTCCGTGGACGAGATCGCCGAAACGCTCACCGATCTGGGGCTCGAGGTCGAGGAGATCTCGAACCCGGCCGCGCGCCTTCGCGACTTTACCATCGGCAAGGTGCTGGAAGCCGAAAAGCACCCCGATGCCGATCGTCTGCGCGTTTGTCAGGTCGACACCGACGAGGGTGTGAAACAGATCATCTGTGGGGCGCCCAATGCCCGTGCGGGTATCACCGTCGTGGTGGCCAAGCCCGGCGTCTACGTGCCCGGCATCGACACCACCATCAGTGTGGGCAAGATCCGGGGTATCGAAAGCTTCGGCATGATGGCGTCCGAGCGGGAGATGGAGCTCAGCGACGAGCATGACGGCATCATCGAATTGCCATCGGGAGAGGTCGGCGAGAGCTTTGCCGATTGGCTCGCGGCCAATCGGCCTGCCAAGGTCGATCCCGTGATCGAGATCGCGATCACCCCGAACCGTCCCGACGCGCTGGGCGTCCATGGCATTGCGCGCGATCTGGCCGCGCGAGGGCTCGGCACGCTGAAGACAACGGATATTGCGCCGGTGCCTGGTGTTTTCCCGTGCCCCGTCAGCGTCAGCATCGATGCGGATACGCAGGATCAATGCCCGGTCTTTTACGGTCGGCTTATCCGCGGCGTGAAAAACGGCCCCAGCCCCGCCTGGCTGCAAGACGCCCTGCGCGCCATCGGGTTGCGCCCGATCTCCTTTCTGGTGGACGTCACCAACTTCTACACATACGACCGCAACCGCCCTCTGCATGTCTTCGACGCCGATAAAATCGCGGGCAATGCGCTGCGTGTCCACCGGGCCCAGGGCGGCGAAACGCTTGTTGGGCTGGATGAGAAGGAATACGCGTTCGAGCCCGACATGACGCTGATCTCAGACGCCGAAGGGGTCGAGAGCATTGCAGGCGTGATGGGTGGTCTGCCGACCGGCGTGACCGAGCAGACGGAGAATGTCTTTCTTGAAGCGGCCTATTTCGATCCGATCCGCACGGCCTATACCGGTCGCGCCCTCAAGATCAATTCCGATGCCCGCTACCGCTTTGAACGTGGGATCGATCCGCTCTGGACACCGGTCGGGATCGAGGCGGCCACCCGGATGATCCTTGATCACGCCGGGGGTGAAGCGTCCGAGGTCGTGGTTACGGGCAAACTGCCCGAGACGGCGCGCGCATATCGCCTCGATGCCGCGCGGGTGCAAAGCCTCGTTGGCATGGAGATCCCCGAAGCGGATCAGCGCCAGACCCTGACCGCTCTTGGGTTCAAGCTTGAAGGGGACATGGCGCATGTTCCGTCTTGGCGGCCGGATATACAGGGCGAGGCCGATCTGGTCGAGGAAGTCGCCCGCATCGCATCGCTGACCAAGCTTGAGGGAAAGCCGCTGCCACGGGTCACCGCTGGCGTGCCGCAGCCCGTGATGACGCTGAAACAGCGGCGCGAACAGGCCGCGCGGCGCACCTGCGCGGCACTCGGCTATAACGAATGCATCAGCTATTCCTTCATCGATCAGGCATCCGCCGCCTTGTTTGGTGGCGGTGAAGATGCAACGCGGCTCGAAAACCCGATCTCCTCCGAGATGAGCCATATGCGCCCCGCGCTTCTGCCGGGCCTGCTTCAGGCAGCGTCACGGAACCAAGCGCGTGGCATCAACGATATGGCCCTTTTTGAAGTCGGGCCCGCCTTCGACGGGGGTGAGCCGGGCGAGCAGCACCTGCTGATCACCGGCCTGTTGGTTGGTCACACGGGACCCAAGGATGTTCTTGGTGCAAGCCGGCCTGTCGATGTGTTCGACGCCAAGGCGGATGCCGAAGCCGTCCTGGCCGCAATCGGTGCGCCGACCAAGGTGCAGATCTTGCGAGGCGCCCCGGATTGGTGGCACCCGGGGCGGCACGGCAAGATCTGTCTCGGACCCAAGAAGGTGCTGGGCCTTTTCGGCGAACTGCATCCCCGCATCTTGGAAAAGATGGATGTGAAGGGTCCTGCGATGGCATTCACGATCCGGCCGGACGAGGTCCCGCAGCCCCGTAAGGCAGCCGCGACCCGCCCGGCGCTTGAACTTGCGGATCTGCAACCGGTGGAGCGTGACTTTGCCTTTGTGGTCGATGCTGACGTGGAAGCCCTGACATTGGTCAACGCCGCGGCGGGGGCGGACAAGGCGTTGATCGCTGACGTCCATGTCTTTGACGAATTCATCGGCGGATCAGTGGGGGACGGCAAAAAGTCCCTTGCCGTCACCGTACGCCTGCAGCCGAAAGAGGCCACGTTGAAAGAGGCCGAGATCGAAGCCGTCAGCGCCAAGATCGTCGACAAGGTGACCAAGGCAACGGGCGGAGTTCTACGCGGATAA
- a CDS encoding AraC family transcriptional regulator, with protein sequence MSRRSEAVARAVRLIEAKLDESLPIERVAEAGYLSPFHFQRLFLDATGESVAGYIRRRRLERGANMLLAPRPEPLIQIALACGFQTHSAFSRAFRQHFGQSPSDFQRGGGAAILAESDDPRPFLKPIRGHAPIMEMDILPLPSVWLLLRPQPGAFDGVFFPDQAALGAGFADLVARAGPDLLSPCGAFERGPSAFNDPDARAWFGGLFTSRPTLGWDGECFDVPPCDWAVFMHYGPFDHLHLTWNKACRNELPAHDLEIAPGWLIETYLQPAGIPSPKTPSAQIYVPLVNSARTEQQA encoded by the coding sequence ATGTCGCGCCGCAGTGAAGCCGTTGCACGCGCTGTTCGCCTGATCGAGGCAAAGCTCGATGAGAGCCTGCCGATCGAGAGGGTGGCAGAGGCGGGATATCTGTCACCCTTTCACTTTCAGCGGCTTTTTCTGGATGCGACGGGAGAGTCGGTTGCCGGATACATCCGGCGCCGACGGCTGGAACGCGGCGCCAACATGCTTCTGGCGCCCCGGCCCGAGCCGTTGATTCAAATCGCCCTTGCATGTGGGTTTCAGACGCATAGTGCCTTTTCACGCGCCTTTCGCCAGCATTTCGGCCAATCCCCGTCTGACTTTCAGCGCGGCGGTGGTGCGGCGATCCTGGCCGAAAGCGACGATCCCCGTCCGTTTTTGAAACCGATCCGTGGTCATGCGCCGATCATGGAAATGGATATTCTTCCGTTGCCGTCCGTGTGGCTGTTGCTGCGCCCCCAGCCTGGTGCATTTGACGGTGTCTTTTTTCCCGATCAGGCTGCCTTGGGTGCGGGATTTGCCGATCTCGTTGCCCGGGCAGGGCCAGATCTTCTTTCACCCTGCGGCGCCTTCGAGAGAGGGCCATCGGCGTTCAACGATCCTGATGCAAGGGCGTGGTTCGGCGGTCTTTTTACGTCAAGACCCACGCTTGGTTGGGATGGGGAATGCTTTGACGTTCCCCCGTGCGACTGGGCGGTCTTCATGCATTACGGCCCGTTTGATCATCTGCATCTGACCTGGAACAAGGCGTGCCGAAACGAACTACCCGCCCATGATCTTGAGATTGCACCGGGCTGGCTGATCGAGACCTATCTTCAGCCGGCCGGCATCCCCTCCCCGAAGACGCCTTCGGCGCAGATATACGTCCCGCTGGTCAATTCCGCACGAACGGAACAGCAAGCCTGA
- the ald gene encoding alanine dehydrogenase has product MKIGCPKEIKPQEFRVGMTPNAAREAIAHGHEVLVQTSAGLGAGFSDEDYISAGARILDSAEEVFATADMIVKVKEPQAVERKMLREGQLLFTYLHLAPDPDQTHDLLASGCTAIAYETVTDASGGLPLLAPMSEVAGKLAPQVGAWTLQKANGGRGVLMGGVPGVGPARVVVIGGGVVGTHAARVAAGMGADVTVLDRSLPRMRYLDDVFGGQFKTSFASAGNTAELVAEADMVVGAVLIPGAAAPKLVTRDQLSTMKPGAAIVDVAIDQGGCFETSRATTHQDPIYDVDGIMHYCVANMPGAVARTSTIALGNATMPFLLALADKGWKTACLEDPHLMAGLNVHAGQLTYYAVGKALGLDVVSPQVIVKT; this is encoded by the coding sequence ATGAAAATCGGATGCCCCAAAGAGATCAAGCCACAGGAATTCCGCGTCGGCATGACCCCGAACGCCGCACGGGAGGCCATCGCCCATGGCCATGAGGTCCTCGTCCAGACGAGCGCTGGTTTGGGCGCTGGATTTTCCGATGAAGACTATATCTCCGCCGGGGCCCGGATCCTGGACAGCGCGGAGGAGGTTTTCGCAACCGCGGACATGATCGTGAAGGTGAAGGAGCCGCAGGCTGTCGAGCGCAAGATGTTGCGCGAAGGCCAGCTTCTCTTCACCTATCTTCACCTCGCGCCCGACCCGGATCAGACCCATGACCTTCTGGCATCGGGCTGCACCGCGATTGCTTACGAGACAGTGACCGACGCGTCGGGGGGGTTGCCCCTGCTCGCCCCGATGTCCGAGGTTGCGGGCAAGCTGGCCCCGCAGGTTGGCGCCTGGACGCTGCAAAAAGCCAATGGCGGGCGGGGCGTCCTGATGGGCGGCGTACCCGGCGTCGGGCCCGCCCGTGTCGTTGTGATCGGGGGTGGCGTCGTGGGCACGCATGCCGCGCGTGTCGCGGCCGGCATGGGGGCGGATGTAACGGTTCTGGACCGGTCCCTGCCCCGGATGAGATATCTTGACGACGTCTTCGGTGGGCAGTTCAAGACAAGCTTTGCCAGCGCAGGCAACACCGCAGAACTGGTGGCTGAGGCCGACATGGTCGTTGGCGCGGTTCTCATCCCCGGGGCAGCGGCACCGAAGCTCGTCACACGGGATCAGCTCTCTACGATGAAGCCCGGTGCGGCGATCGTCGATGTGGCCATTGACCAGGGCGGCTGTTTCGAAACCTCACGCGCAACCACCCACCAGGATCCGATCTACGACGTCGACGGCATTATGCACTATTGCGTTGCCAACATGCCCGGCGCGGTCGCGCGAACCTCCACGATTGCGCTTGGCAATGCGACCATGCCGTTTCTGCTGGCGCTGGCGGACAAGGGCTGGAAGACCGCCTGCCTGGAAGATCCGCACCTGATGGCGGGCTTGAACGTTCATGCCGGGCAACTGACATATTATGCCGTTGGCAAAGCACTTGGGCTAGACGTTGTCTCACCCCAGGTCATCGTCAAAACCTGA
- the mscL gene encoding large conductance mechanosensitive channel protein MscL yields MIQEFKDFIAKGNVMDMAVGIIIGAAFTAIVTSLVGDLINPIIALFTGGIDFSGWFYVLGEGSFASVEAAVEAGVPVFAIGKFLMAVINFMIVAFVVFILVKMVNRIKEAAERDEETPAEEAPSGPSELEVLLEIRDALKAQD; encoded by the coding sequence ATGATACAGGAGTTCAAGGACTTCATCGCGAAGGGCAATGTCATGGACATGGCCGTCGGGATCATCATCGGCGCAGCCTTTACGGCAATCGTGACATCGCTGGTGGGTGACCTGATCAATCCGATCATCGCGCTTTTCACCGGCGGGATCGACTTTTCCGGCTGGTTCTACGTTCTGGGCGAAGGCAGCTTTGCCTCGGTCGAGGCAGCGGTGGAGGCCGGAGTGCCGGTTTTTGCGATCGGCAAGTTTCTGATGGCCGTGATCAATTTCATGATCGTGGCTTTCGTGGTCTTCATCCTCGTCAAGATGGTCAACCGGATCAAGGAAGCGGCCGAGCGTGACGAGGAGACCCCAGCCGAGGAGGCGCCGTCCGGCCCAAGCGAACTGGAGGTCCTGCTTGAAATCCGGGATGCACTGAAAGCTCAGGATTGA
- a CDS encoding glutathione S-transferase family protein, with product MADLSAFPITQKWPAQDPSVIQLYSFPTPNGVKISIALEEMGLPYEAHKVTLADADVKSPEFLSLNPNNKIPAIIDPNGPEGAPLGLFESGAILIYLAEKTGQFIGETATEKAQIIQWLMFQMGGLGPMLGQLGFFYKFAGSEIEDPRPRQRYIDEAKRLLSVLETRLEGRDWVMGSYSIADMAIAPWLRALDFYGAKEVLGWADHENLVAYLDRFTARPAVQKGLVTPPRD from the coding sequence ATGGCCGATCTCTCCGCTTTTCCGATCACGCAGAAATGGCCTGCCCAGGATCCTTCGGTGATCCAACTTTACTCGTTCCCGACACCAAATGGCGTGAAGATCTCGATCGCGCTTGAAGAGATGGGCCTGCCCTATGAGGCGCATAAGGTCACGCTGGCGGATGCGGACGTCAAAAGTCCTGAGTTCCTGTCATTGAACCCCAACAACAAGATCCCCGCGATCATTGATCCCAACGGGCCGGAGGGCGCACCGCTCGGGCTGTTCGAAAGCGGGGCGATCCTTATCTACCTCGCCGAAAAGACAGGCCAGTTCATCGGCGAAACCGCGACCGAAAAAGCCCAGATCATCCAGTGGCTGATGTTTCAGATGGGCGGTCTGGGTCCGATGCTGGGGCAGCTTGGCTTCTTCTACAAATTCGCAGGGTCCGAGATCGAAGATCCGCGCCCGCGCCAGAGATACATCGACGAAGCCAAGCGGCTTCTTTCAGTCCTCGAGACGCGCCTTGAGGGGCGTGACTGGGTGATGGGGTCCTATTCCATCGCGGACATGGCGATTGCGCCATGGCTTCGTGCGCTGGATTTCTACGGCGCCAAAGAGGTGCTGGGCTGGGCGGATCACGAGAACCTGGTGGCCTATCTTGATCGCTTTACGGCCCGGCCCGCCGTTCAGAAAGGTCTTGTCACCCCGCCAAGAGACTGA
- a CDS encoding YtoQ family protein: MTLNVYLSGEIHTEWREQIKDGAQGLDVSFSGPVTDHAASDDCGVAILGSEDRKYWHDHKGAMVNAIRMRKGLSDADIVVVRFGDQYKQWNAAFDAGYAAALGKSLIILHGEQHAHALKEVDAAALAVAEEPSQVVDILRYVLSGTLPG, translated from the coding sequence ATGACGTTGAACGTATATCTCTCGGGTGAGATCCACACCGAGTGGAGAGAGCAGATCAAGGACGGCGCCCAGGGTCTGGATGTCAGCTTCTCCGGACCTGTGACCGATCATGCCGCCAGCGATGATTGCGGCGTTGCGATACTGGGTTCTGAGGATCGCAAATACTGGCACGATCACAAAGGGGCCATGGTGAATGCGATCCGGATGCGCAAGGGCCTTTCCGATGCCGACATTGTCGTTGTCCGGTTCGGGGACCAGTACAAACAATGGAACGCCGCCTTTGATGCCGGATATGCCGCCGCGCTTGGTAAGTCGCTGATCATCCTGCACGGAGAGCAGCATGCCCATGCGCTCAAAGAGGTCGATGCCGCAGCGCTCGCCGTGGCGGAGGAGCCGAGCCAGGTGGTCGACATCCTCCGCTATGTCTTGTCCGGGACGCTGCCCGGCTAA
- a CDS encoding Lrp/AsnC family transcriptional regulator has product MILDTIDRRILSALQRRGRMSNAELSEQVNLSPSACHRRVQRLESEGFIRDYVALLDPRKLGVPTTVFVEITLQGQADEVLDAFEKAVARIPDVLECHLMAGSADYILKVVAENTEDFARIHRQYLARLPGVAQMQSSFALRTVFKTTALPV; this is encoded by the coding sequence ATGATCCTTGATACGATTGACCGGCGCATCCTGTCGGCTTTGCAACGGCGCGGGCGGATGTCCAACGCGGAACTCTCCGAACAGGTCAACCTGTCTCCATCGGCCTGTCATAGACGTGTGCAGCGGCTTGAGAGCGAGGGATTTATCCGCGACTACGTTGCGCTGCTGGACCCACGCAAGCTGGGGGTTCCAACGACGGTCTTCGTCGAGATCACGTTGCAGGGCCAAGCTGACGAGGTTCTGGACGCTTTTGAGAAGGCGGTGGCCCGCATCCCGGATGTGCTGGAATGCCATCTGATGGCGGGAAGTGCGGATTACATTCTTAAGGTCGTTGCCGAAAACACCGAGGATTTTGCTCGGATCCATCGCCAATATCTCGCCCGATTGCCCGGTGTCGCCCAGATGCAAAGCTCATTCGCGCTGCGAACGGTGTTCAAAACGACAGCTCTGCCGGTTTGA